The genomic DNA ATTGGTTAAAAGAACTattctaaggggcagctaggagaggcagtagatagaacactggctcttgaatcaggaggacctgagttcaaatttggcctcagacatttaataattacctagctgtatgaccctggacaagtcacttaaccctattgccttaaataaaataaaagaataaagaactaTTCTAAGAAGGCATCCATGGGCTTTACCAAACTGCTGGAGAAATCAGACCAGTTGATGTATGTCATTCATAGTTAATGGAAAGCCAAAATACTAAGgcattcttaacttttttgaggTTGAGGAAGGATAACCTTCTATAACATTTTCCTTTATGTCACTGTCTAAACCAAAATACTGAACCAAAAGATCTGTGTGTCAGGCCCACTTAAGCAATTATGGTGCTAAAACATTGTCTAATATCCTGACATCCTACTGAAAGTTGTCATAAGGTTCTCTTCAATTGACCTCACTTAAAATGAACCTTTTGGGGGATTTTGATAGATAAATTGCCTGAATAGGATCAAATTATAACATACTAAGTTTTACTCTGTAGAATAACTCAGTAGCACATTTAAGAGGATCAGGGATGAAATAAATAAGAACTGTAATTGATATTAAAATAGTTGCaaggaaatactttaaaaatgaaaaattgtattcttaaagagttaatatttagacattatttcatatatatgttagAATTGTATATAACattctaattttcttaaaaactttttttaacagCTGCTCTCTTTTGGTGATAAACAAAGTATATTTGTGAGTAAAATTGTAGTCCAAGTAAGGGCAGTTTCTGCAAATTCTTCATCAAGCTTTCCTGCTCTAGGATCAAGGATAGATCTAGACAGAGTTCAAACCATGATGGAATCCATGGGGTCAAAATTATCACCAGGTGCTCAGCAACTAATGAACATGGTACGATTTCAACAGCGGGTAAGTCGTCATACCATGTAGTATTAGCGTACTGAttagaaattaatggaaaaattataTGAACAGATTGATCTTCATCAAATAATACATTGCCTTTAGAaatctttgtattttatattgattTAGCAGTTACTTATtggagactttaaaaaaaaatcatatgtatTGCCTGCTGTTAAAATGGGTCCTCTGGATATTAATATCCAATGTATTAATCATTTTAACAGATTAAAATTACAAGTTTAAAGATTAGGTTTGAGAAAGAACTATAATACCATAGTGATTGAAGATTTTTTAGGGGCCTTAGCTTTTAAAAAAGTTCAAACTTGCCAGGTCTGATTTGTTTTTCTATCAGAGTAACatgataaaatgtatataatacattGCAAGGGACTTTTTTGCACCCTGGAATACATTAACTAGTTCTTAATTTTAGAGTCATTTTCttagtttaaaaaatttcatatttcagcaataaaatgacaaaaaatctGTTTGGTATTTTGTTCCTTGTGtcaaaaagataatttgaagacGGAATTgattacatacacatacaacttACACTTGTGGCAGTCATATAGtattatagtagtagtagtaataatactACTGATATTATAAAATTACTAATAATGACCATGTTTTAAGATTGAGTATATGAATACTACCATAAACTTACCACTGTGAAGTTTTGCAGATAATCGAAAAATAATTAGGAACTTTCCATCTTctccaaagaagaaaaagtgaCTTTTCAGAAGATGGCCAAAGAGCTATGCTAAAATTTGTAGTTAGTGGCTAACTTTACCTTTTTATAATTGGGTAGTTATAGGGTCATAGTAGATCTTGGAAGGATTTTTGGTCATTTAAtctaaactcattttaaaggaacatgaaggaaagataaagaaTCTCAGAGAGGTGCAGTTAGTAAAGCCACACAGACAGTGACATTTTTGGAAATCTGCCCTTACCACTCAAATGAAAGCCTCTTACAATGATGATGGAACTAATTAAAGCtgtaaaacttcaaaaataaagaaaattattttagttctTTGGCTAATAAagtattctcttttaaaatatatttctttatgtatatattcaaaaacattttctttttcttttagaattgtattcCTTTTGGAGAGCAACTTCAGTGTATCTTGGGAAAGAAAGAACCAACTGTTTTTGGAGATGAACATATGCTTGATGGATTGCACAAGTCAATAGCCTCAGGAGTATTAGACAAGTCATCCTCTACAGCCTTTCCTTTTAAGGCTGGATTCACATCTGGAACAGTCACTGAAGACATAAAAGCTTATATTAACAAAAACACAGAACTGCCTGCTAGAGGAAATATTCCAGATCTTGAAGACTGTAAAAGTATTCAACAAAACAATATTCTTCCTGAAAATGATCTTAAATTTGTAATATCCTCTTggttgcaaaaaaaaggaaacgaTAACTCAAACATACCTAGTTCTGAGCTGCTTCCTTTTCTTCAAAACTTGTGTAGTCAAGTAAACCATCTCCGTGTAGGAGACAAGAATAAGTCTCAGGGAAACAATACAAAGCCAAATGAAGGCATTGTAAGCATTGGGTAAGTCTTATAGTTCTGAGAATTGTGTTTGGAGAAAAGCtggttttgatatttattttctatggCACATCATAATTTTTGGTTCATGTTCATAGGAGTACTATTTTTATTAGCAATGAAattattcaatattcattttttaaatggatgttATGTATAAGACGATGAAATACACAGGAATATgaagatgataaaaatattatttctaaccCCGAAGTTTAAATGTAATAGTTGACATTAATTTAGTTCTTTAAGATTTTGCATAAGTAATTTACATTCACTTTATGAGCAATGTAATAcagatattattaataatatggaaatgttggTAGctgcttattattattttacagttaatGAAACTAAGGGTTGATTTGCCCTTGGTTAAAGTGTGAAATATCTAAAGCAGAATATGAATCCAGGTGTTTCCACATTCCCAAATCCATTGCTCTCTTTGACTATACTATGCTGCCTCTTTAGCTTCCCATGTAgtatgagaaataaaagaaatacaactaTGGGACAAGATAGATTATGAAATACATAAGACTGACATAGTGCTTTGACATTCAGAAAAGGGAGAGATCACTTCTGGTTGTGGGATTCAAGAAATTTCTCTGTGAGAGAAGTTATTTTAAACTGGACCTAAAAGAGGTAGATTTTCTGttcaacaaaaatttttaataacttttgtgtttacatttctttcatttc from Macrotis lagotis isolate mMagLag1 chromosome 4, bilby.v1.9.chrom.fasta, whole genome shotgun sequence includes the following:
- the C4H10orf88 gene encoding ATPase PAAT isoform X3, yielding MDNEQEKSCFLYLKCNPHRCEEIVSLGILSEARNMEVYAKEEYCGTSRGESICTVQPNSENEITLYKKYLKLECPTDCCKIKLLSFGDKQSIFVSKIVVQVRAVSANSSSSFPALGSRIDLDRVQTMMESMGSKLSPGAQQLMNMVRFQQRNCIPFGEQLQCILGKKEPTVFGDEHMLDGLHKSIASGVLDKSSSTAFPFKAGFTSGTVTEDIKAYINKNTELPARGNIPDLEDCKSIQQNNILPENDLKFVISSWLQKKGNDNSNIPSSELLPFLQNLCSQVNHLRVGDKNKSQGNNTKPNEGIVSIGVEQQPVCSYLEKIISKNMELMEKKLMDYIDQRMYKLQEHIDNKVVLLMDLLQNFNSTSTRVTQEHYDSGERLSNGER
- the C4H10orf88 gene encoding ATPase PAAT isoform X2, with protein sequence MESGAEGRREAPRVAASSSWEAPRRDLAQSLRLGSAGLGGPEGGGAALGPPAPGENLVLLKRKMDNEQEKSCFLYLKCNPHRCEEIVSLGILSEARNMEVYAKEEYCGTSRGESICTVQPNSENEITLYKKYLKLECPTDCCKIKLLSFGDKQSIFVSKIVVQVRAVSANSSSSFPALGSRIDLDRVQTMMESMGSKLSPGAQQLMNMVRFQQRNCIPFGEQLQCILGKKEPTVFGDEHMLDGLHKSIASGVLDKSSSTAFPFKAGFTSGTVTEDIKAYINKNTELPARGNIPDLEDCKSIQQNNILPENDLKFVISSWLQKKGNDNSNIPSSELLPFLQNLCSQVNHLRVGDKNKSQGNNTKPNEGIVSIGVEQQPVCSYLEKIISKNMELMEKKLMDYIDQRMYKLQEHIDNKVVLLMDLLQNFNSTSTRVTQEHYDSGERLSNGER